One stretch of Aminivibrio pyruvatiphilus DNA includes these proteins:
- a CDS encoding 3'-5' exoribonuclease YhaM family protein has product MTIRGDGVEEQRLSKTGEIRRMAKDDRFKVLGVVSRASVRKDKNGKNYWDIALMDDEGIIEGKIWGNSRWWDKSGDGQVEVQDPAESSVFGELVGKTLGLAGQVTEFKGQLQYNFNAVYFLNQEKFPPHQFVQRSPIDQDTLEKEFFDLLGSCGGQVEAFLRYVFFERKLWDRFKDWPAAVAHHHAYVGGLLEHTIAVARTARSLAGTYSESGYEISVPVAVAGALLHDLGKMDSYRLVPAPEMTVVGTVIDHIVLGYSTFAALARDFGLEERLFLAIGHILVSHHGCREFGSPVLPATPEAMAVSAADELDFRLFCWKNSVEKMEDGKEITDYNVSAQRRFWKWEQGNGA; this is encoded by the coding sequence ATGACAATACGGGGTGATGGCGTGGAAGAGCAGCGGCTGAGCAAGACCGGAGAAATCCGGCGGATGGCCAAGGACGACCGTTTCAAGGTTCTCGGGGTTGTGTCGAGAGCCTCCGTGAGAAAGGACAAGAACGGGAAGAATTACTGGGATATCGCCCTTATGGATGACGAAGGCATCATCGAAGGAAAAATCTGGGGAAATTCCAGGTGGTGGGACAAGAGCGGCGACGGGCAGGTCGAGGTGCAGGACCCTGCCGAATCGTCAGTTTTCGGTGAGCTTGTGGGCAAAACCCTGGGATTGGCGGGTCAGGTCACCGAATTCAAAGGACAGCTCCAGTACAATTTCAACGCGGTGTATTTCCTGAACCAGGAGAAATTTCCTCCCCACCAGTTTGTACAGCGTTCTCCCATCGACCAGGACACCCTGGAAAAGGAGTTTTTCGACCTCCTGGGGAGCTGCGGCGGACAGGTGGAGGCTTTTCTCCGTTACGTCTTCTTCGAGAGAAAACTCTGGGACCGGTTCAAGGACTGGCCGGCAGCGGTGGCCCACCACCATGCCTACGTAGGTGGATTGCTGGAGCACACCATTGCCGTGGCGAGGACGGCAAGATCCCTGGCGGGGACCTACTCCGAATCGGGGTATGAAATCAGTGTCCCAGTCGCTGTGGCGGGGGCCCTGCTGCACGATCTCGGAAAGATGGATTCCTACAGACTCGTTCCTGCTCCCGAAATGACGGTGGTCGGCACGGTCATAGACCATATTGTCCTGGGATACAGCACCTTCGCCGCCCTTGCCAGGGATTTCGGCCTGGAGGAACGGCTTTTTCTCGCCATAGGCCATATTCTGGTGAGCCATCATGGATGCCGGGAATTCGGATCCCCCGTTCTGCCCGCCACCCCAGAGGCCATGGCGGTGAGTGCGGCCGACGAGCTCGACTTCAGGCTTTTCTGCTGGAAAAATTCTGTGGAGAAAATGGAGGACGGCAAGGAAATTACGGATTACAACGTTTCAGCCCAGAGGCGTTTCTGGAAATGGGAGCAGGGGAATGGCGCATAA
- a CDS encoding RluA family pseudouridine synthase, which yields MAHKLTVSSSDDGRRFDKVLRSIWPGLPLSVVMKGIRTGSVRLDGKKASCDVRVSAGQEIYVPWESPREAAGEYRYRRTLSVLFRDSRIWAVNKPENLLVQPDRKDQDNVLDRVKYMLQLEGLEERAYAVHRLDRNTTGVLLVALSGVSLRILQDAFRERKIRKTYLAVVAGLPPKEGEIRAPLLKEPSSNTVRVDPAGKEALTRFRLLGGGNDASLVEIDLVTGRSHQARVHMASIGCPVLGDIRYGSEETNGKWRKRGIRRPLLHSYRILFGELGGEIEDLSGMRITAPLPADMESLCASRGWRLP from the coding sequence ATGGCGCATAAGCTGACGGTTTCCTCATCCGACGACGGACGCAGGTTTGACAAGGTGCTCCGGTCCATCTGGCCCGGCCTTCCCCTGAGCGTGGTCATGAAGGGAATCCGGACAGGCTCCGTGAGGCTTGACGGAAAAAAGGCCTCCTGCGATGTCCGGGTTTCTGCCGGCCAGGAGATTTACGTCCCGTGGGAGAGCCCCAGGGAAGCGGCGGGGGAGTACCGCTACCGCCGGACTTTGTCCGTTCTCTTCCGTGACAGCCGGATCTGGGCTGTGAACAAGCCTGAAAACCTTCTTGTCCAGCCCGACAGGAAGGACCAGGACAACGTCCTTGACCGGGTGAAGTACATGCTGCAGCTCGAGGGGCTCGAAGAAAGGGCCTATGCCGTGCACCGCCTCGACAGGAACACCACGGGCGTTCTGCTCGTTGCCCTTTCGGGGGTCAGTCTCCGGATACTTCAGGACGCCTTCCGGGAGAGAAAAATCCGCAAAACCTACCTCGCGGTGGTGGCGGGACTCCCGCCGAAGGAAGGAGAGATCCGGGCGCCGCTCCTGAAGGAGCCTTCGTCGAACACAGTCCGGGTCGATCCTGCCGGCAAAGAAGCCCTGACCAGGTTCAGGCTTCTCGGCGGCGGAAACGACGCCTCCCTCGTGGAGATCGACCTCGTGACGGGACGGTCCCACCAGGCCAGGGTCCACATGGCGTCCATAGGATGCCCTGTCCTCGGCGACATCCGGTACGGAAGCGAGGAAACCAACGGAAAATGGAGAAAGCGGGGAATCCGGCGCCCCCTGCTTCACAGCTACAGGATCCTTTTTGGGGAACTCGGGGGAGAAATTGAGGATTTGTCCGGCATGAGGATTACCGCTCCTCTTCCCGCCGACATGGAGTCCCTTTGCGCCTCCCGGGGATGGCGGCTTCCGTAA
- a CDS encoding Glu/Leu/Phe/Val family dehydrogenase, translated as MAVVKRTSSNVLLDTALKNFYAAAEEMGLEEGLIDILSHSERRTCVSIPVEMDDGTVRVFDGYRVLHSSAIGPGKGGVRFHPEVNLDECEALGMMMTWKCSLAGIPYGGGKGGVSCEPLELSKKEKERIARTWAARMAPVIGAWTDVPAPDVNTGGPEMVWFMDTISKMKNQLEPAIFTGKPIPLWGSKGRTAATGYGVATCALELLKNLGKSPEGATVAIQGFGNVGTYAALTMIDAGSKVIGISDITGTYYAPNGLDIKKAFDHVSNHPKRLLEGFTCDGCQKLDLPEVLFLDCDILIPAALEGVINGKNADKVKAKYIVEAANGPITPEGDAILDDKGILVVPDFLANSGGVIGSYFEWAQDLGGFFWSEEEYNDRLIRIMKDNFQRVWTYAKDKNVKMRRAAFMAAIQRVADAVRMRGVFL; from the coding sequence ATGGCCGTAGTGAAGCGTACTTCCTCAAACGTTCTCCTTGACACAGCACTCAAGAATTTCTATGCAGCAGCTGAGGAGATGGGGCTCGAAGAGGGACTCATCGACATCCTCAGCCACTCCGAGCGCCGGACATGCGTTTCCATCCCCGTGGAAATGGATGACGGTACGGTAAGGGTTTTTGACGGGTACAGGGTTCTCCATTCTTCCGCCATCGGACCGGGCAAGGGCGGAGTCCGTTTCCACCCCGAAGTGAATCTTGATGAATGCGAAGCCCTCGGCATGATGATGACCTGGAAATGCTCCCTCGCCGGCATTCCCTACGGCGGAGGCAAGGGTGGCGTTTCCTGCGAACCCCTCGAGCTTTCCAAGAAGGAAAAAGAGCGGATCGCCAGAACCTGGGCAGCCCGGATGGCTCCCGTTATCGGAGCATGGACCGACGTCCCCGCCCCTGACGTGAACACCGGCGGACCGGAAATGGTCTGGTTCATGGACACCATCAGCAAGATGAAGAACCAGCTCGAGCCTGCAATTTTCACCGGAAAGCCCATTCCCCTGTGGGGGTCCAAGGGCCGCACGGCTGCGACGGGCTACGGCGTCGCCACCTGCGCTCTCGAGCTTCTGAAGAATCTGGGCAAGTCTCCCGAGGGCGCCACCGTCGCCATCCAGGGCTTCGGCAACGTGGGCACCTATGCCGCCCTTACAATGATCGATGCCGGATCCAAGGTCATCGGCATCAGCGACATCACCGGAACTTATTACGCCCCCAACGGCCTTGATATCAAAAAAGCATTCGACCACGTGAGCAACCATCCGAAGCGCCTTCTTGAAGGCTTTACCTGCGACGGCTGCCAGAAGCTCGACCTTCCCGAAGTGCTTTTCCTGGACTGTGACATCCTTATCCCCGCCGCCCTTGAGGGCGTCATCAACGGGAAGAATGCCGACAAGGTCAAGGCGAAGTACATCGTCGAAGCAGCCAATGGCCCCATCACTCCTGAAGGCGACGCCATTCTCGATGACAAGGGAATTCTCGTCGTTCCCGACTTCCTGGCCAATTCCGGCGGAGTCATCGGCTCCTACTTCGAGTGGGCCCAGGACCTCGGCGGATTCTTCTGGTCGGAGGAGGAGTACAACGACCGGCTGATCCGCATCATGAAGGACAACTTCCAGCGGGTGTGGACGTACGCGAAGGACAAGAACGTCAAGATGCGCCGGGCAGCCTTCATGGCCGCTATCCAGAGAGTGGCCGATGCGGTGCGGATGAGAGGCGTGTTCCTGTAA
- a CDS encoding Glu/Leu/Phe/Val family dehydrogenase, translating into MGKQIYEEVEERMNPREMYLQQLEQAVPYLTVEPEYLEMLRYPKEVLELSIPVRLDGGGVKIFSAWRSHHNNALGPYKGGVRYHVEVSRDEVVALSSWMTIKCAIAGLPYGGGKGGVSVDVRELSRNELENLSRAYAFGISRFVGTDYDIPAPDVYTNPQVMAWFLDTFEKVKGWSEPSAFTGKPVVMGGSLGRSDSTGKGGIFILREALKAMGLLGKPLTVGIQGYGNVGSRAHRFVEEDLGLTVVAVCDSGAAVYNPAGLKYSEVGKFKEETRSLKGFSGGEEFFPDLIFEKEMDILILAALGGAIDEKNAGAVRAKVILELANGPITPEGEAILADRGVLIVPDVLANAGGVIVSCFEWIQGRSGDMWSEEYVFSKLDERMVRSFREIWSIRQDRKISFRQAAYVKAVSRIVDAMRFRGIWP; encoded by the coding sequence ATGGGAAAGCAGATCTACGAGGAGGTGGAGGAACGGATGAACCCGAGAGAGATGTACCTGCAGCAGCTTGAACAGGCGGTGCCTTACTTGACGGTGGAGCCCGAATACCTTGAGATGCTGAGGTATCCGAAAGAGGTTCTCGAGCTTTCCATTCCCGTGCGGCTCGACGGAGGAGGAGTGAAGATTTTCAGCGCGTGGCGGAGCCATCACAACAACGCTCTCGGCCCCTACAAGGGAGGAGTCCGGTACCACGTGGAAGTAAGCCGGGATGAAGTTGTCGCTCTTTCCTCGTGGATGACTATCAAGTGTGCCATTGCCGGCCTCCCCTACGGCGGAGGCAAGGGGGGCGTCTCGGTGGATGTCCGCGAGCTGTCGCGGAACGAACTCGAGAATCTCAGCAGGGCCTATGCTTTCGGCATCTCCCGGTTCGTCGGGACGGATTATGACATTCCCGCTCCCGATGTGTACACAAATCCCCAGGTAATGGCCTGGTTTCTCGATACCTTCGAGAAAGTGAAGGGCTGGAGCGAGCCGTCGGCTTTTACGGGAAAACCGGTAGTCATGGGAGGATCTCTCGGCAGATCCGATTCGACGGGAAAGGGAGGCATCTTCATCCTCAGGGAAGCCCTGAAAGCCATGGGACTCCTGGGCAAACCCCTCACCGTGGGAATACAGGGATACGGAAACGTGGGCTCCCGGGCCCACCGGTTCGTCGAGGAAGATCTCGGCCTCACCGTAGTAGCGGTCTGTGATTCCGGTGCGGCTGTTTACAATCCGGCGGGACTGAAATACTCGGAAGTGGGGAAATTCAAGGAAGAAACCCGTTCCCTGAAAGGTTTTTCCGGCGGGGAAGAATTTTTCCCTGATCTGATTTTCGAGAAGGAAATGGACATCCTCATCCTGGCTGCCCTCGGCGGTGCAATCGACGAAAAGAATGCCGGAGCTGTAAGGGCAAAGGTGATTCTCGAGCTGGCCAACGGCCCCATAACGCCTGAAGGCGAAGCCATCCTTGCCGACAGGGGAGTGCTTATCGTCCCGGATGTCCTTGCCAACGCCGGGGGAGTAATCGTCAGCTGTTTCGAATGGATCCAGGGACGTTCAGGTGACATGTGGTCTGAAGAATATGTGTTTTCAAAGCTGGACGAGAGAATGGTCCGGTCCTTCAGGGAAATCTGGTCTATCCGGCAGGACAGGAAGATCAGTTTCCGCCAGGCCGCCTATGTCAAGGCGGTCAGCAGAATTGTGGATGCCATGAGGTTCCGGGGGATTTGGCCGTAG
- a CDS encoding succinylglutamate desuccinylase, with product MTIRTAKAVILLIVGGCAAVAGFLFTEHREYREAVVVSPYISEVKRLSDYSDSVKNSVNDANVYIFNSGVPGGTVVLIGGTHPEEPVANLSAQIFTENVKPLRGRIIVINRINRSASLGTRMGEAYPRFFHVNTPWGVKRWRYGDRVASPLDSWPDPEVYIHFPSGQNLAYMDVRNANRTWPGRPDGLLAERTCFAAMELIRNEKADIVMDFHEAELEYAVENTIVVHEKGQSVAAMASMMLTSQTFDVPIGMEFSPKALHGLSHREIGDHSEAVSYLAEVAEPMLDRIRGITDEELLMSGKDRFVMKAGEHKLLYAPIDENGWPVHKRTARHVTTLMTILQVHNMLSPDKTVILEGIPTYAEMMNKGLGPFFADPGASPAERVFYD from the coding sequence ATGACTATCCGGACCGCAAAAGCGGTCATCCTCCTTATCGTTGGCGGCTGCGCCGCCGTGGCCGGTTTCCTCTTCACGGAACACCGGGAATACAGGGAAGCCGTCGTCGTCAGCCCCTACATTTCGGAGGTAAAAAGACTCAGTGATTACAGCGATTCCGTTAAGAACTCGGTGAACGACGCCAATGTGTATATTTTTAACAGCGGGGTTCCGGGAGGAACGGTAGTGCTCATCGGAGGAACCCACCCCGAAGAGCCCGTGGCAAACCTGTCTGCCCAGATTTTCACCGAGAACGTGAAACCCCTCCGGGGGAGAATCATTGTTATCAACAGAATCAACCGGAGCGCCTCCCTCGGGACCAGGATGGGAGAGGCCTATCCCCGGTTTTTTCATGTGAACACACCATGGGGAGTCAAACGATGGCGCTACGGGGACAGGGTTGCGAGCCCCCTCGATTCCTGGCCGGACCCGGAAGTGTACATTCATTTCCCCAGCGGGCAGAACCTCGCCTACATGGACGTGAGAAATGCGAACAGAACATGGCCCGGCAGACCTGACGGACTGCTTGCTGAACGCACCTGCTTCGCCGCCATGGAACTGATACGGAACGAAAAGGCGGACATCGTCATGGATTTCCACGAGGCGGAGCTTGAATATGCCGTGGAGAACACCATCGTCGTCCACGAAAAGGGGCAGTCCGTGGCCGCCATGGCCTCAATGATGCTCACCTCCCAGACATTCGATGTCCCCATCGGCATGGAGTTTTCCCCAAAGGCACTCCACGGACTCTCCCACAGGGAAATCGGGGATCATTCAGAAGCGGTCTCCTACCTGGCGGAGGTTGCCGAACCCATGCTTGACAGGATCCGGGGCATCACTGACGAGGAGCTCCTCATGTCGGGAAAGGACCGCTTCGTCATGAAAGCCGGAGAGCACAAGCTCCTGTACGCCCCCATCGACGAAAACGGATGGCCGGTGCACAAACGGACCGCCCGGCACGTTACCACCCTCATGACGATCCTTCAGGTCCACAACATGCTGTCTCCCGACAAGACCGTTATCCTCGAGGGAATCCCAACCTACGCAGAGATGATGAACAAGGGCCTAGGCCCCTTCTTTGCAGACCCGGGGGCAAGCCCGGCTGAAAGAGTGTTCTACGATTGA
- a CDS encoding C4-dicarboxylate ABC transporter, with translation MTMFHHSLLVLLVIVVAFAAGKKFSLTTELSMLGGAFSGLAAHMVLPKGADPRSPLLFSEAVRHIVEGTFTYFDVCLIFLSATFFMTLYKEAGGVAFIVRKIVRTFHSRRFICLLLLVLVMLAPGAITGSGATAVLTVGSLVGSVLLAMGVGEDRRTALIFLLAAMSAACPPINLWAMMAAAGANMPYVGFAVPLAVLSITGALLSAFWLAGKGQPVDLEKALSGLPEAPEGWNWHRAGFPFILLGALVLAGRIIPHGFPVLGLPLIFMVCAFSVLLVSPVRPPVFRVAADTVHNLQGLVGIMVVVGALIQIMTLSGVRGLLSLAVVTLPLTVLFFSLWLILPISEGMLQYAVAPLFGVPLIMLFNMKGLDPVISLAAWSVMWPLGDCLPPTAVVGRATVMELGYKGEYFRGFVRTSLAPMAVILLLCSLFMVYSSELSGVIGG, from the coding sequence ATGACAATGTTCCATCATTCGCTCCTTGTCCTTCTGGTCATCGTCGTGGCCTTTGCCGCAGGGAAAAAGTTCTCCCTGACCACCGAACTTTCCATGCTTGGCGGGGCTTTTTCAGGCCTTGCAGCCCACATGGTTCTCCCGAAGGGAGCCGATCCACGGTCTCCTCTGCTTTTCTCGGAAGCGGTCCGGCATATCGTCGAAGGAACCTTCACGTACTTCGATGTCTGCCTGATCTTCCTTTCAGCCACATTTTTCATGACCCTTTACAAGGAAGCGGGGGGCGTGGCTTTCATAGTGAGAAAAATAGTCCGGACGTTCCATTCCCGCCGGTTTATATGCCTTCTTCTCCTGGTGCTGGTCATGCTCGCCCCCGGAGCCATCACCGGGTCAGGAGCCACGGCAGTGCTGACCGTCGGCTCCCTTGTCGGTTCGGTCCTCCTTGCCATGGGTGTGGGAGAGGACAGACGAACGGCTCTCATCTTTCTCCTTGCAGCAATGAGTGCTGCCTGCCCGCCCATCAACCTCTGGGCCATGATGGCCGCCGCAGGGGCAAACATGCCCTACGTGGGCTTCGCGGTTCCCCTTGCGGTTCTCTCCATTACAGGAGCCCTTCTTTCCGCATTCTGGCTTGCCGGAAAAGGGCAGCCCGTGGATCTTGAAAAGGCCCTTTCCGGGCTTCCGGAAGCCCCGGAGGGATGGAACTGGCATCGCGCCGGATTCCCCTTTATACTGCTCGGGGCTCTCGTACTGGCAGGACGGATCATTCCCCACGGGTTCCCGGTCCTGGGGCTCCCCCTCATTTTCATGGTCTGCGCCTTTTCCGTCCTCCTGGTCAGCCCGGTGCGGCCTCCCGTCTTCCGGGTTGCGGCCGACACGGTACACAACCTCCAGGGGCTCGTTGGCATCATGGTTGTTGTCGGGGCCCTCATCCAGATCATGACCCTGAGCGGCGTCCGGGGACTCCTCTCCCTGGCGGTGGTCACTCTGCCGCTGACGGTTCTCTTCTTCTCCCTGTGGCTCATCCTGCCCATTTCGGAGGGAATGCTCCAGTATGCGGTGGCGCCTCTTTTCGGCGTGCCGCTGATCATGCTGTTCAACATGAAGGGCCTTGATCCGGTGATTTCTCTCGCGGCATGGTCCGTCATGTGGCCCCTTGGAGACTGCCTTCCGCCCACGGCGGTCGTGGGCAGGGCAACCGTAATGGAACTCGGCTACAAGGGGGAGTATTTCCGGGGTTTCGTCCGGACATCCCTGGCCCCCATGGCCGTCATTCTCCTTCTGTGCTCCCTTTTCATGGTGTACAGCAGTGAACTGTCCGGCGTGATCGGAGGCTGA
- a CDS encoding DUF6305 family protein, giving the protein MKRNYAVGLILCLAAVLLSAAAFAEAPKLEGPFIVTTCGQSPGAVMLRMSALQAGVQAEHDNGLTAEALAGKNAKTLIVTAGTSMKGMGAAGTNVNREIERCITLMEAARAAGMTVVGAHIEGMARRTDSSDEASIEAVMKAADIILVVDDSDSDGFFTRYAGEHGKPLIKVKDALAIGNALK; this is encoded by the coding sequence ATGAAAAGAAACTATGCAGTCGGACTCATCCTTTGCCTTGCCGCCGTTCTCCTGTCAGCCGCGGCATTCGCCGAGGCCCCGAAGCTCGAGGGCCCCTTCATCGTCACGACCTGCGGGCAGAGCCCCGGTGCGGTCATGCTCCGCATGTCGGCTCTCCAGGCGGGTGTTCAGGCGGAGCACGACAACGGGCTCACAGCAGAAGCTCTGGCGGGAAAGAACGCGAAAACCCTCATCGTTACGGCCGGCACAAGCATGAAAGGAATGGGAGCTGCTGGAACAAACGTCAACAGGGAGATCGAACGGTGTATCACCCTCATGGAAGCGGCCCGTGCCGCAGGAATGACAGTGGTCGGAGCTCACATCGAAGGTATGGCCCGGAGGACGGACAGTTCTGATGAAGCATCCATCGAAGCCGTCATGAAGGCTGCCGATATAATTCTCGTCGTCGATGACAGCGACAGCGACGGCTTTTTTACCCGGTACGCCGGGGAACACGGGAAACCCCTTATTAAGGTCAAGGACGCCCTCGCCATCGGCAACGCCCTGAAATAA
- a CDS encoding dipeptidase codes for MRSRRFSGILFACVLAAFAASTALACTPLGVGAKASTDGSVIVSHTCDGWYDHRIRIVPGGEHKSGEMVDIYNIMCYDTRPDRPVKKVGEIPQVEKTYTYFHIGYPFMNDQQLMMGEFTWSGRDELATPEGLFYIENLQALGLARAATAREAIKVMGELAEKYGYADGGETLVIGDTKELWVFEICGPGLWNRESGRPGAHWVARRVPDDQVFVGANRARIGVVDFADTENFMFSTDITKLPEQMGWWKPGTPFHYADIFNPDPYGYPYYQARREWRALNLAAPSQKFDVLGEYDHYPFSVKPDKKLSVRDIMDIYSDHLEGTEYDLTKDAASGPFGNPNRWPTPAAVRPEDRKGMDWERPIAMFRCSYSFVSQSRDWLPNPIGGVLWFGQDAPDTTVYVPIYCGVTELPKPWTTGKRAEFDRESAWWAFNLVNNWANLRWDAMYKVIRAKKAEYEDVFFSLQAQVEEKALELYRKNPAEAVAYLTGYTNDNLNKVEKGWWDFAFHLIGKFYDGGMINEDGKMTSPGYPAEYLKNVGFGDLTIRDLERAKSREASK; via the coding sequence ATGAGATCTCGTCGTTTTTCAGGTATTCTGTTCGCGTGTGTTCTCGCCGCTTTTGCGGCATCGACCGCCCTTGCTTGCACTCCCCTCGGAGTCGGGGCGAAGGCCAGTACCGACGGATCGGTAATCGTCAGCCATACCTGCGACGGCTGGTACGATCACAGGATCAGGATTGTTCCGGGCGGAGAGCACAAATCCGGTGAAATGGTGGATATCTACAACATCATGTGCTACGACACGAGACCGGACCGTCCCGTGAAGAAAGTCGGCGAAATTCCCCAGGTCGAAAAGACCTACACGTACTTCCATATCGGCTACCCCTTCATGAACGACCAGCAGCTCATGATGGGCGAATTCACCTGGAGCGGGCGGGATGAGCTCGCAACTCCCGAAGGCCTTTTCTACATCGAAAACCTCCAGGCCCTGGGCCTCGCCCGCGCCGCCACCGCCCGCGAAGCCATCAAAGTCATGGGAGAGCTTGCGGAAAAGTACGGTTATGCCGACGGCGGAGAAACGCTTGTTATCGGCGACACGAAGGAACTCTGGGTGTTCGAAATCTGCGGCCCCGGTCTCTGGAACAGGGAATCAGGACGACCCGGCGCTCACTGGGTCGCCCGCAGGGTCCCCGACGACCAGGTGTTCGTGGGAGCCAACCGCGCCAGGATAGGTGTGGTTGATTTCGCAGATACCGAGAATTTCATGTTTTCCACCGATATCACGAAACTCCCCGAGCAGATGGGGTGGTGGAAACCCGGCACTCCTTTCCACTACGCCGATATCTTCAACCCCGATCCTTACGGGTACCCCTACTACCAGGCCAGGAGAGAATGGAGAGCCCTCAATCTCGCAGCCCCTTCCCAGAAGTTCGACGTCCTCGGCGAATACGATCATTATCCCTTCTCGGTGAAACCTGACAAGAAACTCAGCGTCAGGGACATTATGGATATTTACAGCGACCATCTGGAAGGAACCGAGTACGACCTTACAAAGGACGCCGCTTCCGGCCCCTTCGGGAATCCCAACCGCTGGCCCACTCCCGCCGCTGTCAGGCCCGAAGACCGCAAGGGAATGGACTGGGAACGGCCCATCGCCATGTTCAGATGCTCATACAGCTTTGTCTCCCAGAGCCGCGACTGGCTTCCCAACCCCATAGGCGGAGTGCTCTGGTTCGGGCAGGACGCCCCTGACACCACCGTTTACGTCCCCATTTACTGCGGTGTTACCGAGCTTCCGAAACCCTGGACCACGGGCAAGAGGGCTGAATTCGACCGGGAAAGCGCATGGTGGGCCTTCAACCTCGTCAATAACTGGGCGAACCTCCGTTGGGATGCCATGTACAAGGTGATCCGTGCCAAGAAGGCCGAATACGAGGACGTGTTCTTCTCGCTGCAGGCCCAGGTTGAGGAAAAGGCTCTGGAGCTTTACAGGAAAAATCCTGCCGAAGCAGTAGCCTACCTTACCGGATACACGAACGACAACCTGAACAAGGTTGAAAAGGGCTGGTGGGACTTCGCGTTCCATCTTATCGGGAAGTTCTATGACGGCGGAATGATCAACGAGGACGGCAAAATGACCTCCCCCGGCTATCCGGCAGAGTACCTGAAGAACGTCGGCTTCGGCGATCTCACCATCCGCGACCTCGAACGGGCCAAATCGAGGGAAGCTTCGAAATAA
- a CDS encoding response regulator — MAQIDVLIVEDDPMVADIHQNFINSVENYRVAGVVDNGLKALDFLRRRPVRLVVLDIFLPGLDGMTLLEKIRESGENVDVIVVSASRDISTVNRAIQAGAFDYIVKPFVFERIRASLQSFSRMIEKLKDGPKQIDQKGIDTLFQARSNKDFDGRLPKGLNPHVLERLLSLLAEKGTALSSVEAAEQLSVSRITARRYLEHLVASGQAVMEQEYHEIGRPVNKYALLNRTP, encoded by the coding sequence ATGGCCCAGATCGATGTGCTGATCGTGGAGGACGACCCCATGGTCGCCGATATCCACCAGAATTTCATCAACTCCGTAGAAAATTACCGAGTGGCCGGCGTGGTGGACAATGGTCTGAAAGCCCTGGATTTTCTCAGGAGGCGCCCCGTCCGCCTTGTGGTACTGGACATCTTTCTTCCCGGACTCGACGGAATGACTCTTCTGGAGAAAATCCGGGAAAGCGGTGAAAATGTGGACGTTATCGTGGTTTCGGCGTCCAGGGATATCTCTACGGTAAACAGGGCAATTCAGGCAGGGGCATTCGACTATATCGTCAAACCCTTCGTGTTTGAGCGGATCAGGGCATCACTCCAGTCTTTTTCCCGCATGATCGAAAAACTGAAGGACGGCCCGAAACAGATCGACCAGAAAGGAATCGACACTCTTTTCCAGGCGAGAAGCAACAAGGATTTCGACGGAAGGCTCCCCAAGGGGCTCAATCCCCACGTTCTCGAGCGCCTCCTGTCCCTTCTGGCCGAAAAGGGAACCGCCCTTTCGTCCGTCGAAGCAGCGGAACAGCTCAGCGTCTCCAGGATAACCGCCAGGCGCTATCTCGAACATCTTGTCGCGTCCGGCCAGGCGGTTATGGAACAGGAATACCATGAAATAGGCAGACCGGTGAACAAGTATGCTCTCCTGAACCGGACTCCGTAG